CCTAAGATGCGTGAGCGTGTCACAGAGGAGATCATCGCCTTGGCACAGCGTGCCAGCGATTCCACGACGCAGCGCGCCAGTGAATCGGCGGCGCGGCCCGCCAGTGATTCCGTGGCGAAGCCCGCCGACGCCGCAGAGTAGTCTCGTCCAGTGGCAATTCTCTCTCTGATGCTCTTCGTGGTGGCCGGCGCTGGCACGCCGGGGCCCAACAACACCATCGTGATGGCCTCGGGCGCTGCCTACGGGTTCAAGCGCACCCTGCCGGCGATCCTCGGAGTGAACGTCGGGTTCCCCTCCATGGTGCTGCTGGTCGGGATCGGGTTGGGCCAGGCGCTTGAGCAGTGGCCGGTCATCTTGGACGTCCTGCGACCGATCGGCATCCTCTACCTGCTCTGGCTCGCCTTCAAGATCGCCACCGGGCCGACTGACCTGCGGCTCAAGCAGGAGGCCAAACCCCCCGGGTTCGTGCAGATGGCACTGTTCCAGTTCGTGAACCCTAAAGCATGGACGCTCTCGGTGGCGGCGCTGAGCACCTTCACCGGATTCTGGGACTCGTTCCTGGCCGAGGTTGCGGTGATCGCACTGGTCGCCCTGTGCTTTGGAGCTCCCTTCACCGTGGCCTGGACGCTGCTCGGCGTCGGCGCGGGGAAGGTGATCTCCCAGCCGAAGCACATGCTGATCTTCAATGTGGTGATGGCCGCACTGTTGGTCGTCTCCGTGGTGCCCGCGATGATCGACACCTGGGAGTCACTGCCGCTGTAGTCTTTCCAGCGCCTGGCGCACCCGACGCAGGCAAGACCAGCAATCAGGTGTCTGGAAGCAGGTGGTCCGCCACCAATCGCAGCTGGTGATCGCCTACCTCCGCAGCCCAGCGCCGATCATGGGTCGCTACCAGCACGGCTCCCCCTGCAGAGGTGAAGCTGCGCAGCAGATGGCTCAGCCGGGCCATCCCGGCAGCGTCCCGGCCCAGAGTGGGCTCATCGAGCAGCAGCACTGCTGGGTTCATCAGCAGCGCGGAGGCGATCACGCAGTCCTTGCGCTGCGCCGGCTGGAGGTCATAGGGGTGGTCTTCGGCGTGGGCGGTGAGGCCGGCCATTTCCATCACGCGCTGGACATCCAGCTCCCGCTGCTTCTTCGCCTGGAGCCGGTCCGCGCGCTTGAGTCGACGCCCGCCGGGGCCCAGCGGGGCGGCGCGCATCAACTCGGCGTGCACCGTGGAAGCCGAAAGCTGATCCCCGGGATCCTGGCCTACCCAGGCGATATGGTTCGCCCGGCGATGAGCCGGTTCCGCCGCGAGCTCCACCCCACCGGGACCGAGGATGCTGGCTCCGGCCCCTGAGGGGACTAGGCCCGCGAGGGAGCCGAGGAGGGTGGACTTTCCTGAACCGTTCGCGCCCAACAACGCGGTGACCTCGCCAGCGCGCAGATCCAGTTCCACGCCATCGAGCACCTGAACGGAGGCGCGATGGACAGAAAGGTCGCGCACCCGAAGCAGCACCTCGTGGCCTGGGCCCCGAGCAGAGTTCGGCAAGTGCACGGGCGTGTTCAGCGGGGTGTGAACCTCGTGGCGCGCGTCCCAGATCCCGTGTGCGGCCAGCTGAACCGGTGTGACCGAACTCGGCATCAGGCCACCCGCACTGAGCCGTTTCTCGTCCAGGAACAACACGCGGTCGCATTCAACGCTCAGCTCGTCATGCTGATGCCCGGTGAGCAGCACGGCACCACCGGTGGCGCGGAACTGGCGCAATGACCGGGCCAGCCGCCGTCGTGCGCTGTGGTCCAGTGATTGGGAGGCCTGGTCCAGCACCAGGACCCTGGGGTGCAGAGTCAGCAGGCTGGCGAGGGCGGTGAGCTGGCGCTCTCCGCCGGAGAGTGTGGACAGCTCGCGTTCGGCCAGTGCGGTGATGCCCAGCGTCTCGAGGCTGACCGCGGCGCGGGCGAGGCAGTCTTGCAGCGGCAGACCGATCAGGCGTCCAGGCAGCGCCGCCTCCTCGCGCACGGTGCGGCTGAGTCCGGTGACCTGGGCCTCGGGATCGTCGCCGAGCATGCCGATGCCGTCGTCGGTCGCCTCGCGGGAGCCGGTGCTCTCGCCGTGCTCGCCGAGCAGCCGGGCGACGGCGCGGGCGAGTGTGGAGGTCCCGGCGCCCTGGGGCCCGAGCACGGCCACGGCCTCGCCAGGATGCAGCATCAGGTCGACGCCGGTCAGGGCAGGGTCATCGGATCCGCGGTAGGTGAAGCCAAACTCGCGCAGGGTCAGCACCGGTGGGGAAGGCGGCGCAGAGGATGAGGGGAGTGGCGCGTGTTCAGGCATCGAGCTCTCCGAGCAGGTCGGTGGCGGAGGGAAGCGGCAGCAGCCCGGCCAGCGAGGTGCCGACCAGCAGCACCGAGCCGGCGGCGGCGCCCCACCGCAGTCCGCGCTGTGCCGCACCCTGGGGGTAGAACTGAGCGGGGGAGGGCCTCGGTGTCATGCCGAAGCCGCGCTGGGCCAGGGCGTCGTGGCGCTGATCCAGCTGGGTGATGGCGGTGACCAGCAGTCCGGTGAGCACGCCGGTGAGCAGACGCAGCCGGACGGACAACTTCTCGGTGTTCCAGCCCCTAGCGGCGCGGGCTGCCAGCGCCGCACGCACCCGGTGCTGGGCCAGGGGGATCAGGCTCAGCGCCGCTGCACAGACATACGCCAGAGCGAGCGGGACGCGCAGGGTCAGCAGGCCGTCGAAGGCGCGCGAAGGATTCGAGCCGATGGCGAAGAGCGCGCAGACCGCGATCATGGCCGCCACACGCAGCCAGAGCTGGACCGCGAGCGCGAGCCCTTCCACCGTGACGGCGGCGGGACCGAACTCCGCCAGCACCTGGACATCAGTGCCTGGATAGAACAGCCCCTGAATGATGCCGACCATGACCAGCATGGGTCCGGCGAGCACCAGCAGGGTCAGCAGCCAGCTGCGAAAACGCACTCGTGGCGACACCGCCGCCCCGGCCACCGCGCAGACGAGCACGGCGGCCGGGAGCAACGGGGAGGGGATCCCGTAGACGAGCAGAAGTGCGCAGCCGAGCAGGACCAGCTCAGTGGCTGGGTGCAGCCGCACGCGCAGGCTCCGCGGAGGAGGTGTTCCGGCGCCGCACCATCGAGTGCTCAGTGAACGGGAACCGGCTGCGCAGCCGCTTGGGCAGCGCCGCGATCACCAGGAAGGCCAACGCGAAGATGATGGCCTTGTCGGCCACATCGGAGCCCAGACCCTGGATGGTCGCGGCTTCCAACATCGAGGAGCCAGCGCCCTGCAGCGCGGCGACCAGGCTGCCGGTGCCCACGCCGAGTCCGCCGCCGTAGATGAAGGCGGCCACCGGGGTGGCGATCAGCCCGGTGGGAATTCCTGCCACGGCGCCGGCGATCACGGCCCACCAGATGCGGCGGAAGCCACCGAGCCGGGCGGCCCAGCCTGCCGCGGCACCGATGAAGGCGGAGCCGGCGGTGAAGGCGATGACCGTGGGGTTGATCGTCACGCCCCAGAGCACATTGGTGAGGATGCCGGTCAGCGCGCCTGCGGCCGGGCCGGCGATGACACCGATGATCACGGTGCCCAGCGAATCGAGGTACAGCGGGATGGGGGTCATGGTGCCGACGATCTGCCCCGTGGCGATGTTCAGCGCGATCATGACCGGCATCAGGGCGAGCACGCTGCGCGGAATCCGCGGAGGCGTGCCGGCGGCGATGAGTGCGGCGCCCAGCAGGTAGCCGACCATCACGCCGAGGGTGGTGTGCCCGAGGTCGGCGCCGAGGGTGGCGGGCTGGCTGGTCAACACCCAGAGATAGGTGCCGGCGATGACGGCGGCCCCCGCGGTGAGCGCGAGGGTGGACCAGAGTGGGGGAGCGGGCCGAGGGTGGGTTCCGGCGCGGTGCTGCTTGGAGGCTTTGGTGGTGCGATGCTTCGGGGTTTTTCCGGGATCCGCCGCGGTGACGGACCCCTGCCCAGAGTGCGTGTCGGTGGGAGTCATATCAGACAGGTCCTTTTCTCAGAGTGTTGGTCAGGTGATCAAGGAACGCTTCAGCGTCCAGGCTGCGGATGATCTCCGCATTGGGCACTCGGCCCCAGCGACCCAGCCAATCGGCCACAGTCTCGCCGCGTGTCAGGGTGCCGGTGAGTTCGACGTCGACCGCCGCCCTCTCGGTCTTCTGCGCCCAGGGAATTATCCCGTGTGTTTGGTGTGCAGACGAATCCGCGTCAGCCCCCTCCGCCGGCGAGGAGCTTTCAGGTTGGCCCCGGGCCCAGAGGATCGCTGCCGCG
The nucleotide sequence above comes from Nesterenkonia halotolerans. Encoded proteins:
- a CDS encoding ATP-binding cassette domain-containing protein, producing MPEHAPLPSSSAPPSPPVLTLREFGFTYRGSDDPALTGVDLMLHPGEAVAVLGPQGAGTSTLARAVARLLGEHGESTGSREATDDGIGMLGDDPEAQVTGLSRTVREEAALPGRLIGLPLQDCLARAAVSLETLGITALAERELSTLSGGERQLTALASLLTLHPRVLVLDQASQSLDHSARRRLARSLRQFRATGGAVLLTGHQHDELSVECDRVLFLDEKRLSAGGLMPSSVTPVQLAAHGIWDARHEVHTPLNTPVHLPNSARGPGHEVLLRVRDLSVHRASVQVLDGVELDLRAGEVTALLGANGSGKSTLLGSLAGLVPSGAGASILGPGGVELAAEPAHRRANHIAWVGQDPGDQLSASTVHAELMRAAPLGPGGRRLKRADRLQAKKQRELDVQRVMEMAGLTAHAEDHPYDLQPAQRKDCVIASALLMNPAVLLLDEPTLGRDAAGMARLSHLLRSFTSAGGAVLVATHDRRWAAEVGDHQLRLVADHLLPDT
- a CDS encoding energy-coupling factor transporter transmembrane component T family protein; translated protein: MRLHPATELVLLGCALLLVYGIPSPLLPAAVLVCAVAGAAVSPRVRFRSWLLTLLVLAGPMLVMVGIIQGLFYPGTDVQVLAEFGPAAVTVEGLALAVQLWLRVAAMIAVCALFAIGSNPSRAFDGLLTLRVPLALAYVCAAALSLIPLAQHRVRAALAARAARGWNTEKLSVRLRLLTGVLTGLLVTAITQLDQRHDALAQRGFGMTPRPSPAQFYPQGAAQRGLRWGAAAGSVLLVGTSLAGLLPLPSATDLLGELDA
- a CDS encoding LysE family translocator, whose product is MAILSLMLFVVAGAGTPGPNNTIVMASGAAYGFKRTLPAILGVNVGFPSMVLLVGIGLGQALEQWPVILDVLRPIGILYLLWLAFKIATGPTDLRLKQEAKPPGFVQMALFQFVNPKAWTLSVAALSTFTGFWDSFLAEVAVIALVALCFGAPFTVAWTLLGVGAGKVISQPKHMLIFNVVMAALLVVSVVPAMIDTWESLPL
- a CDS encoding ECF transporter S component, with the translated sequence MTPTDTHSGQGSVTAADPGKTPKHRTTKASKQHRAGTHPRPAPPLWSTLALTAGAAVIAGTYLWVLTSQPATLGADLGHTTLGVMVGYLLGAALIAAGTPPRIPRSVLALMPVMIALNIATGQIVGTMTPIPLYLDSLGTVIIGVIAGPAAGALTGILTNVLWGVTINPTVIAFTAGSAFIGAAAGWAARLGGFRRIWWAVIAGAVAGIPTGLIATPVAAFIYGGGLGVGTGSLVAALQGAGSSMLEAATIQGLGSDVADKAIIFALAFLVIAALPKRLRSRFPFTEHSMVRRRNTSSAEPARAAAPSH